Proteins encoded within one genomic window of Humulus lupulus chromosome 1, drHumLupu1.1, whole genome shotgun sequence:
- the LOC133798045 gene encoding uncharacterized protein LOC133798045 isoform X1, with translation MSSLYSSHLLSSVYLQISSKMALKTPHRSLQLGSFPRNKELGCSFGFKSYGVLQNSVPMSKVFCAMNMAAGQSSNDSGKTKFDQLMEKARKLWEASPQPVKSFPWNRAFDNFIQLTLDLFLAVVKYLSVPLLAVSSLSEMSYCAHERKLKLVPFPLFIGITLAGVLRQTALEISPLLKDAEVPWHLICMAIFFTLLKLPGPYYPYWGRIFIPHFANGGLLRTLWFAILWYRRPQKTSRTALPQDSENKP, from the exons ATGTCGTCTCTTTATTCCTCTCACTTGTTATCTTCTGTTTATCTCCAGATCTCTTCAAAGATGGCTCTTAAAACCCCTCACCGTTCTCTGCAG CTGGGATCATTCCCACGTAATAAAGAGTTGGGCTGCAGCTTTGGTTTCAAATCATATGGAGTGCTTCAAAATTCTGTGCCCATGTCAAAGGTCTTTTGTGCAATGAACATGGCGGCAGGGCAGTCATCAAATGATTCTGGGAAGACAAAGTTTGACCAGTTGATGGAAAAGGCAAGGAAATTGTGGGAAGCTTCCCCTCAGCCAGTGAAGAGCTTCCCTTGGAACAGAGCATTTGACAACTTCATTCAGCTTACCCTGGACCTCTTCCTGGCAGTTGTTAAATACTTATCTGTACCTTTACTTGCAGTGTCCTCTCTTAGTGAGATGTCTTACTGTGCACATGAAAGGAAGCTGAAACTTGTCCCTTTTCCATTATTCATCGGAATTACTCTAGCTGGAGTCTTGAGGCAGACAGCTTTGGAAATTTCTCCACTTCTCAAG GATGCAGAAGTTCCTTGGCATCTAATTTGCATGGCTATTTTCTTCACTTTGCTTAAATTGCCAGGCCCATACTACCCATACTGGGGGCGCATATTTATCCCACATTTTGCCAATGGGGGTTTATTAAGGACTCTATGGTTTGCTATTTTGTGGTACAGAAGACCCCAAAAGACATCAAGAACAGCATTGCCACAGGATTCAGAAAACAAGCCTTAA
- the LOC133798045 gene encoding uncharacterized protein LOC133798045 isoform X2 codes for MEISSKMALKTPHRSLQLGSFPRNKELGCSFGFKSYGVLQNSVPMSKVFCAMNMAAGQSSNDSGKTKFDQLMEKARKLWEASPQPVKSFPWNRAFDNFIQLTLDLFLAVVKYLSVPLLAVSSLSEMSYCAHERKLKLVPFPLFIGITLAGVLRQTALEISPLLKDAEVPWHLICMAIFFTLLKLPGPYYPYWGRIFIPHFANGGLLRTLWFAILWYRRPQKTSRTALPQDSENKP; via the exons ATGGAG ATCTCTTCAAAGATGGCTCTTAAAACCCCTCACCGTTCTCTGCAG CTGGGATCATTCCCACGTAATAAAGAGTTGGGCTGCAGCTTTGGTTTCAAATCATATGGAGTGCTTCAAAATTCTGTGCCCATGTCAAAGGTCTTTTGTGCAATGAACATGGCGGCAGGGCAGTCATCAAATGATTCTGGGAAGACAAAGTTTGACCAGTTGATGGAAAAGGCAAGGAAATTGTGGGAAGCTTCCCCTCAGCCAGTGAAGAGCTTCCCTTGGAACAGAGCATTTGACAACTTCATTCAGCTTACCCTGGACCTCTTCCTGGCAGTTGTTAAATACTTATCTGTACCTTTACTTGCAGTGTCCTCTCTTAGTGAGATGTCTTACTGTGCACATGAAAGGAAGCTGAAACTTGTCCCTTTTCCATTATTCATCGGAATTACTCTAGCTGGAGTCTTGAGGCAGACAGCTTTGGAAATTTCTCCACTTCTCAAG GATGCAGAAGTTCCTTGGCATCTAATTTGCATGGCTATTTTCTTCACTTTGCTTAAATTGCCAGGCCCATACTACCCATACTGGGGGCGCATATTTATCCCACATTTTGCCAATGGGGGTTTATTAAGGACTCTATGGTTTGCTATTTTGTGGTACAGAAGACCCCAAAAGACATCAAGAACAGCATTGCCACAGGATTCAGAAAACAAGCCTTAA